Within the Dehalococcoidia bacterium genome, the region TCGCGCATGCTGGTCATGCCGAAGCCGCGGCGGCCCGCCGGCTGCGCCGCGGGGTTGAAGCCCACGCCGTCGTCGCGCACCGAGAGCGTGGCGCGGCCCTCGTCGAAGTGCAGGCCGATGGCGACGGCGCCGGCGCCGGCGTGCTTGGCGACGTTGTTCAGCGCCTCCTGCGCGATGCGGAAGAGCGCCTCTTCCTGTTCCAGCGGCAGGCGCCGCTCCTGCGTGGCCGTGACCGTGGTCTTCACGCCTTCGCGGCTCTCGAACGCGGCGGCATATTTGCTGATCGCGGAGACCAGCCCTTCCTGCTCCAGCGCCGCGGGCCGCAGCTCGAAGATCAGCGAGCGCATCTCGGCCAGGGCGCCGCCGGCCAGCTCCGAGAGCCGCTCGACGCGCTCGCGGGCGCGGGCGGGGTCGCGGTCCAGCATCTCCATCAGCGCCTTCGTGATCAGCGAGATGCTGAACAGCGACTGCGTGACCGAGTCGTGCAGCTCCCGCGCCAGGCGGTTGCGCTCGTCCACGACGGCCAGGCGGCGGCTCTCTTCAAACAGGCGCGCGTGCTCGATCGCGATCGCGGCCTGCTCCCCGAACGTCCGCGCCAGGCCGATCTCGGTTTCCGAGTACGTGCGCACCTCATCGTGGTAGAGCACGAAGACGCCGCGCTGCTCGCCGCGGTAGCGCAGCATCACGAACAGCATCGAGCGGAAGCCCTCACGCGTGGCAACCTCCCGCAGCGGTCCCATGCGCGGGTCGGTGGTGGCGTCCGCGATGTAGCGGTAGTCAGACGGCAGCTCCGGCGGCTCCTGGGGCGCCGTCTCGTAGCGCTTGCGCACCGCCTGCAAATACTCGGCGGAGAGCCCGTGGGAGGCGACCGGGCTCATCTCGCCCCCCGCCTTGTCCTGCATGTAGATGGCGGCGCGATCGGCGCCGAAGAGTTGGGCCGCGGCGTTGAGCGCGTGTTCGAGCGTCTCGCGCAGATCGAGGCTGCCGGCGACGGCGGAGGTCAGCCGCTGCAGGGCGCGGGTTTGCCGCAGGCTTTCGTCCATCTCCTCGTAGAGCCGCGCGTTGGCGATCGCGACGGCGGCCTGGTCCGCCAGCGCCGAGAGCAGGGGCAGCTCGTTCACCGCGTCGGGCCGCGGGCGCGTGTCATAGACGAACAGCGCCCCCTCAAAGCGGCCCTTCGCCACCAGCGGGATGCAGACGCTGGCGAGCAGCCCCGCCGCCAGCATTGCCTGCCGGCCGGGCCCCGGCGCCATCTCCGCGGCCACATCCTGCACGATCGCCGGGCCTTTCGTGCTCATCACCAGGTGCAGCACGCTGCCGCGCAATGGCGGCGCGTTGATTGGGAAGCCGGTCAGGCTCGCGCGAAAGGATTCCGGCACGTTCACCGAGGCGACGAAATCGACCAGCAGCGTGCGCGGCTGCAGCAGCGCCAGGGCCGCGATCGGAAATGAGCTGTGCTCGGTGGCGACACGCACGATCGCCTCGATCACCGGCTGCATGTCGATCGAGGCGCTGAGCGCCTGCGCGACCTTGTACATCGAGCCGAGCTGCGCCAGGCGGCGCTCGGCCGCTTCGTACAGGCTGGCGTTTTCGATCGCCAGCGCCGCCTGGCTGATCAGGCCCGCCAGGCCCGCCAGCGGCTCGTCGCGGAAGTAGCCGGGGCGCGAATCGCCCAGCACCAGCACGCCGATCACCTGGTCGCGCGTCTTCAGCGGCAGCCAGAGCAGGGCGCGGATGCCGGGAATGCGGGCGCGAAACTCGCCGTCGTAGAATTTCAGCCGCGTCACGTCGTCGACGATCGCCGGCTCGGCGATGCGCAGGGTGCGGCCAAGCATCGTCGCGTGCAGCGGCAGGCGCAGGCCGGGCGTCAGCGTGGAGGACGGATCGATGCCGCTGCCGGCGACGTAGCGCAGCTCGTTGG harbors:
- a CDS encoding GAF domain-containing sensor histidine kinase, producing the protein MSATLLQSDPPAERLLGALNSVIEAAIRQTGAEAGAVCLIDVEANELRYVAGSGIDPSSTLTPGLRLPLHATMLGRTLRIAEPAIVDDVTRLKFYDGEFRARIPGIRALLWLPLKTRDQVIGVLVLGDSRPGYFRDEPLAGLAGLISQAALAIENASLYEAAERRLAQLGSMYKVAQALSASIDMQPVIEAIVRVATEHSSFPIAALALLQPRTLLVDFVASVNVPESFRASLTGFPINAPPLRGSVLHLVMSTKGPAIVQDVAAEMAPGPGRQAMLAAGLLASVCIPLVAKGRFEGALFVYDTRPRPDAVNELPLLSALADQAAVAIANARLYEEMDESLRQTRALQRLTSAVAGSLDLRETLEHALNAAAQLFGADRAAIYMQDKAGGEMSPVASHGLSAEYLQAVRKRYETAPQEPPELPSDYRYIADATTDPRMGPLREVATREGFRSMLFVMLRYRGEQRGVFVLYHDEVRTYSETEIGLARTFGEQAAIAIEHARLFEESRRLAVVDERNRLARELHDSVTQSLFSISLITKALMEMLDRDPARARERVERLSELAGGALAEMRSLIFELRPAALEQEGLVSAISKYAAAFESREGVKTTVTATQERRLPLEQEEALFRIAQEALNNVAKHAGAGAVAIGLHFDEGRATLSVRDDGVGFNPAAQPAGRRGFGMTSMRERATLAGATLDVHSAPGAGTEVRVALPCRAAASERQD